Proteins from one Faecalibacterium sp. I3-3-33 genomic window:
- a CDS encoding M15 family metallopeptidase: MSEPTRTPRAPADKRLTYQQWKRRKMLRLARNWVLFLAGCAAVVALLTGGILWLLPKVHGLLAGPKVFAASVYDGTDYVFNAADARLTLVNANLPYTAEPAPLLDTADETTGQQLEAEAAMQYRSMAAAAQADGVSLTLVTGYQDADTRQAAYEARVQTYRDKRKSEEDAARLAATIQPAANANEHGTGYAADILSADDPQQNTGFAETRAYEWLTAYAAEYGFILRYPQDRQAATGIVFEPWHWRYVGVENALAIRASGLSLEEFIALQRAD; the protein is encoded by the coding sequence ATGAGTGAACCCACCCGTACCCCCAGAGCGCCTGCTGATAAGCGCCTGACCTATCAACAATGGAAGCGCCGCAAAATGCTGCGGCTGGCCCGCAACTGGGTGCTGTTTCTGGCCGGCTGCGCTGCGGTGGTGGCGCTGCTGACCGGCGGCATCCTGTGGCTGCTGCCCAAGGTGCACGGTCTGCTGGCCGGGCCTAAAGTGTTTGCAGCCAGTGTGTACGACGGCACAGACTATGTGTTCAACGCCGCAGATGCCCGGCTTACGCTGGTGAATGCCAACCTGCCCTATACCGCAGAGCCCGCCCCGCTGCTGGACACCGCCGATGAAACCACCGGTCAGCAGTTGGAGGCCGAAGCCGCCATGCAGTACCGCAGCATGGCAGCCGCCGCGCAGGCGGATGGGGTCAGCCTGACCCTTGTGACGGGTTATCAGGACGCCGACACCCGGCAGGCCGCCTACGAGGCCCGGGTGCAGACCTACCGCGATAAGCGCAAGAGCGAGGAGGACGCCGCCCGTCTGGCGGCTACCATCCAGCCCGCCGCCAATGCCAACGAGCACGGCACCGGCTACGCGGCAGATATCCTCAGTGCGGACGACCCGCAGCAGAACACCGGCTTTGCCGAGACCCGCGCCTACGAGTGGCTTACGGCCTACGCGGCGGAATACGGCTTTATCCTGCGCTACCCGCAGGACCGGCAGGCCGCCACCGGCATCGTGTTCGAGCCGTGGCACTGGCGCTATGTAGGGGTGGAAAACGCCCTTGCCATCCGCGCCAGCGGCCTGAGCCTGGAAGAGTTCATCGCCCTGCAGCGGGCAGATTGA
- a CDS encoding aspartate kinase, translating into MALIVQKFGGSSVKDRDRIFNVARIVANTHNAGNDVVVVVSAQGDTTDDLIAKAGEITHNPSAREMDMLLASGEQISIALLAMALNELGCHAISLTGWQAGFRTDRAYTKARITRLETERISSELERNRVVVVAGFQGLNKLDDITTLGRGGSDTSAVAIAAALHADRCQIYTDVEGVYTADPRKVRNTRKLEEITFDEMLELASLGAQVLNNRSVELAKKYNVELEVLSSLNPIPGTVVKEVTKDMEGMLIKGVAKDTDVAVITILNVPDEPGMSFKIFGLLAQKNINVDIILQSTGRDGKKDISFTCAEGEAEVAMRVLKDSAHFSDVSVDTTCAKVSIVGAGMQSHSGVASKMFEALSNNNINIKMISTSEIKISCIIDRADADKAVSAIHDMLFD; encoded by the coding sequence ATGGCGTTGATCGTACAGAAATTCGGCGGTTCCTCCGTAAAGGACCGTGACCGTATCTTCAACGTTGCGCGGATCGTGGCCAACACCCACAACGCGGGCAATGACGTAGTGGTGGTAGTTTCCGCACAGGGCGACACCACCGATGACCTGATCGCCAAGGCAGGGGAGATCACCCATAACCCCTCGGCGCGTGAGATGGATATGCTGCTGGCCTCCGGCGAGCAGATCAGCATCGCACTGCTGGCCATGGCGCTGAACGAGCTGGGCTGCCATGCCATCAGCCTGACCGGCTGGCAGGCGGGCTTCCGCACCGACCGTGCCTACACCAAGGCGCGCATCACCCGGCTGGAGACCGAGCGGATCTCCTCCGAACTGGAGCGCAACCGTGTGGTGGTGGTGGCAGGCTTCCAGGGCTTGAACAAGCTGGACGACATCACCACGCTGGGACGCGGCGGCTCCGATACCAGTGCTGTGGCCATTGCCGCTGCCCTGCACGCTGACCGCTGCCAGATCTACACGGATGTGGAGGGCGTTTATACCGCCGATCCGCGCAAGGTGCGCAACACCCGCAAGCTGGAAGAGATCACCTTTGACGAGATGCTGGAGCTGGCATCTCTGGGCGCACAGGTGCTGAACAACCGCAGCGTGGAACTGGCCAAAAAGTACAATGTGGAGCTGGAGGTGCTCTCCAGCCTGAACCCCATCCCGGGTACGGTGGTTAAGGAGGTTACAAAGGACATGGAAGGTATGCTGATCAAGGGTGTTGCCAAGGACACCGATGTTGCTGTTATCACGATTCTCAACGTTCCCGATGAGCCGGGCATGAGCTTTAAGATCTTCGGCCTGCTGGCACAGAAGAACATCAATGTGGACATCATCCTGCAGTCCACCGGCCGCGACGGCAAGAAAGACATCAGCTTTACCTGTGCCGAGGGCGAAGCCGAGGTGGCCATGCGTGTGCTGAAGGACAGCGCACACTTCAGCGATGTCAGCGTGGATACCACCTGCGCCAAGGTCTCCATCGTAGGTGCCGGTATGCAGAGCCACAGCGGCGTTGCTTCCAAGATGTTCGAGGCACTGTCCAACAACAATATCAACATTAAGATGATCTCTACCAGCGAGATCAAGATCTCCTGCATCATCGACCGTGCAGACGCCGACAAGGCCGTCAGCGCTATCCACGATATGCTGTTTGACTGA
- the thrB gene encoding homoserine kinase has translation MKIKVSVPATSANVGSGFDALGLAVTLYNTVTFEDSEVLEISASDGTRIPRGESNLVYRSAKGLFEKVGKQIPPLKITQTNPIPMARGLGSSSACIIAGLLGANRMLGDVLNTQELLTLATAIEGHPDNVAPALLGGLTSSVFEDGKVYSVKRNVDESLCFAAIVPDYKLLTEAARAALPKEVSHKDAVYNLSRAALVPAAFCEGRHDLLAIATEDKLHQQYRMPLMPGSREVFDMARLCGAKAVYVSGAGSTVMAVAEKAEAEKFYSKLEKGLELLEGLDGCEAFTLLQLDADNTGATVE, from the coding sequence ATGAAGATCAAGGTTTCGGTCCCTGCCACCAGTGCCAACGTAGGCTCCGGCTTCGATGCGCTGGGTCTGGCAGTAACCCTGTACAACACGGTCACCTTTGAGGACAGCGAGGTGCTGGAGATCTCGGCATCGGATGGCACCCGTATCCCCCGGGGCGAGTCGAATCTCGTGTACCGCTCCGCCAAGGGTCTGTTCGAAAAAGTTGGCAAGCAGATCCCGCCCCTCAAGATCACCCAGACGAACCCCATCCCCATGGCGCGGGGTCTGGGCTCCTCTTCGGCCTGCATCATCGCGGGTCTGCTGGGCGCAAACCGGATGCTGGGCGATGTGCTCAACACGCAGGAGCTGCTCACGCTGGCAACTGCCATCGAGGGACACCCCGATAACGTGGCTCCGGCACTGCTGGGCGGCCTGACCAGCAGCGTGTTTGAGGACGGCAAGGTGTATTCGGTCAAGCGGAATGTGGATGAAAGCCTCTGCTTTGCTGCCATCGTGCCGGACTACAAGCTGCTGACCGAAGCAGCCCGCGCAGCCCTGCCCAAGGAGGTATCCCATAAGGACGCGGTGTATAACCTGTCCCGTGCGGCGCTGGTGCCCGCAGCTTTCTGCGAGGGACGGCACGACCTGCTGGCCATTGCCACTGAGGATAAGCTGCACCAGCAGTACCGGATGCCTCTGATGCCCGGCTCCCGCGAGGTATTCGATATGGCGCGGCTTTGCGGCGCAAAGGCCGTGTATGTGTCCGGTGCAGGCAGCACGGTCATGGCAGTGGCAGAAAAGGCCGAGGCCGAAAAGTTCTATTCCAAGCTGGAAAAAGGTCTGGAGCTGCTGGAAGGTCTGGACGGATGTGAAGCATTTACACTGTTGCAGCTGGATGCCGATAACACCGGCGCAACTGTGGAATGA
- a CDS encoding homoserine dehydrogenase, translated as MAKIAILGFGTVGSGVYEVLCRNAASVSRRAGEPVEVKYILDPKDFTGNPVEPLVVKNIDVILQDPEIRVVVETIGGTRFAYPYVKACLESGRSVCTSNKEMVATYGAELLALAKEHDCAFLFEASVGGGTPIITPMHQCLAANVITEVEGIVNGTTNFMLTKMVREGLDFEDALHIAQELGYAETKDPSDDVDGRDACRKIAILSSMVCGHQIYPQNIPTRGIRAITAADVASAEKLGCVIKLIAWMKLGKDGSVAAGVEPCLVPKANQLASVDDVFNAVLVKGDMLGDVVFYGKGAGKLPTASAVVADVVDALKNGAQVHDSLFWQPADPVDGMLTDPAPAAYYVRVAGIAPAVVEAIYGYGKVVDERYEGCAYFVERADERALAEAARKVEAVGGSVKLVLKRLPEEV; from the coding sequence ATGGCTAAAATTGCAATTCTGGGCTTTGGCACGGTGGGCAGCGGCGTATACGAGGTGCTGTGCCGCAATGCTGCAAGTGTCTCCCGCCGGGCTGGCGAACCGGTGGAGGTAAAGTACATTCTGGACCCGAAGGACTTTACCGGCAACCCGGTGGAGCCTTTGGTGGTCAAGAATATCGACGTGATCCTGCAGGATCCGGAGATCCGGGTGGTGGTGGAGACCATCGGCGGCACCCGCTTTGCCTACCCCTACGTCAAGGCGTGTCTGGAAAGCGGCCGCAGCGTGTGCACCTCCAACAAGGAGATGGTGGCCACCTACGGCGCAGAGCTGCTGGCACTGGCCAAGGAGCACGACTGTGCTTTCCTGTTCGAAGCCTCTGTGGGCGGCGGTACGCCCATCATCACCCCCATGCACCAGTGTTTGGCGGCTAACGTCATCACCGAGGTGGAGGGCATCGTGAACGGCACCACCAACTTCATGCTCACCAAGATGGTGCGGGAGGGCCTTGACTTTGAGGATGCGCTGCACATTGCGCAGGAGTTGGGCTACGCCGAGACCAAGGACCCCAGCGATGACGTGGACGGCCGCGACGCCTGCCGCAAGATCGCCATTCTGTCCTCCATGGTGTGTGGTCACCAGATCTACCCCCAGAACATTCCCACCCGGGGCATCCGGGCCATTACCGCCGCCGATGTGGCCAGCGCCGAAAAGCTGGGCTGCGTCATCAAGCTGATCGCATGGATGAAGCTTGGCAAGGACGGCAGCGTGGCCGCCGGGGTAGAGCCGTGTCTGGTGCCCAAGGCAAACCAGCTGGCCAGCGTGGACGATGTTTTCAACGCAGTGCTGGTCAAGGGCGATATGCTGGGCGATGTGGTGTTCTACGGCAAGGGCGCAGGCAAGCTGCCCACCGCCAGCGCTGTGGTGGCAGACGTGGTAGATGCCCTGAAAAACGGTGCACAGGTGCACGACAGCCTGTTCTGGCAGCCCGCAGACCCGGTGGACGGCATGCTCACCGACCCGGCTCCCGCTGCATATTATGTGCGTGTGGCGGGCATTGCACCCGCTGTGGTGGAAGCCATCTACGGCTACGGCAAGGTGGTGGATGAGCGGTACGAGGGCTGCGCCTACTTTGTGGAGCGCGCCGACGAGCGTGCGCTGGCAGAAGCCGCGCGCAAGGTGGAGGCCGTGGGCGGCAGCGTGAAGCTGGTGCTCAAGCGTCTGCCCGAGGAAGTGTAA
- a CDS encoding ACT domain-containing protein, translated as MNKLERRFYLVDAQVLPEVFLKVVRAKELLASGEARSISAATRAVELSRSAFYKYKDCIFDSENGREVITVMATLRDETGALQSLLAGISAAGASIVTINQSTPENGAALVAVTIRTDTMQMSPEELTEKLSRQRMVVGVRCGYNL; from the coding sequence GTGAACAAGTTGGAACGCCGTTTTTATCTGGTGGATGCGCAGGTGCTGCCGGAGGTCTTTCTCAAGGTGGTACGCGCCAAGGAGCTGCTGGCCAGCGGAGAAGCCCGCAGCATTTCGGCTGCGACCCGTGCCGTGGAGCTTTCGCGCAGCGCATTTTATAAGTATAAGGATTGTATCTTTGATTCCGAGAATGGCCGTGAGGTCATCACGGTCATGGCCACCCTGCGGGACGAGACCGGCGCGCTGCAAAGCCTTCTGGCTGGTATCAGCGCCGCAGGTGCCAGCATCGTGACCATCAACCAGTCCACCCCGGAAAACGGAGCTGCGCTGGTGGCGGTCACCATCCGCACCGATACCATGCAGATGTCCCCGGAGGAACTGACCGAAAAACTTTCGCGCCAGCGCATGGTCGTGGGTGTGCGCTGTGGGTATAACCTGTAA
- a CDS encoding transglycosylase domain-containing protein, translating to MKCQEAIPISNNEMRKIHRNGEEQPARPVGRKVNVSQSRREARPAAENRTRAPKAPKSPKPPKEKSKHPILRFIGRTIATVLCLGIMLGSVVAVGMVFYVVQATANDGDLLDLDNIQLSQSSMVVATDPDTGAQVEYATLRSSNSHRVWADLEQIPSNLQYAFICTEDKDFYSEPGVNFKRTIGAMINEYLLPIYSSKQGASTLEQQLIKNLTDDNSASGINGALRKVREIYRALCLSRSYSKETILEAYLNTISFTGTIQGVQTAANEYFNKDVSQLSLWECATIASITKNPTNYNPYTNPENLIHRRNFIMYNMWQQGVISEEDYRNGAAQPLVLAEEDSGKKPSTVTSYFTDALFNEVVQDIMTKEGISESEAQKLLYTGGFTIEATVNTKLQSQMENLMLNTDDAYFPAGWHEEEVTSISDDDVQVFNEDGTPKTRTGEDGTVYYYRNVRTQAAMVTLDYDGNVLAIAGGLGEKTKSLSLNRAYNVERQTGSTIKPIGAYALGIEYGLVNWSTMLNNSPLYQKQDMIIRDEDYCRKNGLMGLSDKQLRAYPNAWRSWPRNYGGNYGDGSDLPLWNGLARSLNTIAVRVGDLVGASNIFNFVYNTLQLNTLDPTNDVGLAQMVMGSQTKGVTPMALAAAFQIFYDGEYTTPHLYTRVLDRDGNIYLENNATSYQALTPDTAYVMNRLLKNVLFSSVGTASGRYPNSNGMEAFGKTGTASDEKDLWFVGGTPYYVTAVWWGYDAPYDMTKTLSKQQAKTRTCVTAWKALMEQAQADLPYKAFPTSAGVVERRYCTQSGLLAGAGCPSTAVGYYRADDLPDTCTYSHAAPQAAAPTENTDDAAPTQPVTPTDTSALDTE from the coding sequence TTGAAATGTCAGGAGGCGATCCCTATCTCCAACAATGAGATGAGAAAGATCCATCGGAACGGCGAGGAGCAGCCTGCCCGCCCGGTGGGACGTAAGGTCAATGTTTCCCAGAGCCGTCGCGAGGCACGCCCCGCAGCGGAAAACCGTACTCGTGCGCCAAAAGCACCCAAAAGCCCCAAGCCGCCGAAGGAAAAGAGCAAGCACCCCATTTTGCGGTTCATCGGACGCACTATCGCTACGGTGCTCTGCCTTGGCATCATGCTGGGCAGCGTGGTGGCTGTGGGCATGGTGTTCTATGTGGTGCAGGCTACCGCCAACGACGGCGACCTGCTGGATCTGGACAACATCCAGTTGAGCCAGTCCAGTATGGTGGTGGCTACCGACCCGGATACCGGTGCACAGGTGGAGTATGCCACCCTGCGCTCCTCCAACAGCCACCGCGTGTGGGCAGACCTTGAGCAGATCCCTTCCAACTTGCAGTATGCCTTCATCTGCACCGAGGATAAGGATTTCTACTCAGAGCCCGGCGTCAACTTCAAGCGCACCATCGGCGCAATGATCAATGAGTATTTGCTGCCCATTTACAGCTCCAAGCAGGGCGCATCCACGCTGGAGCAGCAGCTCATCAAGAACCTGACCGATGACAACAGCGCCAGCGGTATCAATGGTGCACTGCGCAAGGTGCGCGAGATCTACCGCGCCCTCTGCCTGAGCCGCAGCTACTCTAAGGAGACCATTTTGGAGGCGTACCTGAACACCATCAGCTTTACCGGCACCATTCAGGGTGTGCAGACGGCGGCCAACGAGTACTTCAACAAGGATGTCAGCCAGCTGAGCCTGTGGGAGTGCGCCACCATTGCCTCCATTACCAAAAACCCCACCAACTATAACCCCTATACGAACCCCGAAAACCTGATCCACCGCCGCAACTTCATCATGTACAATATGTGGCAGCAGGGCGTGATCAGCGAGGAGGACTACCGCAACGGTGCTGCACAGCCCCTTGTGCTGGCCGAAGAAGACAGCGGCAAAAAGCCCAGCACCGTCACCTCCTACTTCACCGATGCACTGTTCAACGAGGTCGTGCAGGACATCATGACCAAGGAGGGCATCAGCGAGTCCGAGGCGCAGAAGCTGCTCTACACCGGCGGCTTTACCATCGAGGCAACTGTCAATACCAAATTGCAGTCCCAGATGGAAAACCTGATGCTGAACACCGATGATGCTTACTTCCCGGCGGGCTGGCATGAGGAAGAGGTCACTTCCATCTCGGACGATGATGTGCAGGTGTTCAACGAGGACGGCACTCCCAAGACCCGTACCGGCGAGGACGGCACCGTCTACTACTACCGCAACGTGCGCACGCAGGCTGCCATGGTCACGCTGGACTATGACGGCAACGTGCTGGCTATTGCGGGCGGCTTGGGCGAAAAGACCAAGAGCCTTTCCCTGAACCGCGCCTACAACGTGGAGCGGCAGACCGGTTCTACCATCAAGCCCATCGGCGCTTATGCGCTGGGCATTGAGTATGGTCTGGTCAACTGGTCCACCATGCTCAACAACTCCCCCCTGTACCAGAAGCAGGATATGATCATCCGGGACGAGGATTATTGCCGCAAGAACGGCCTGATGGGTCTCTCCGACAAGCAGCTCCGCGCTTACCCCAACGCATGGCGCAGCTGGCCGCGCAACTACGGCGGTAACTACGGCGATGGCAGCGATCTCCCGCTGTGGAACGGCCTTGCCCGCTCGCTGAACACCATCGCGGTGCGTGTGGGCGACCTTGTGGGCGCAAGCAATATCTTCAACTTCGTCTACAACACCTTGCAGCTGAATACGCTGGACCCCACCAACGACGTGGGTCTGGCGCAGATGGTCATGGGCAGCCAGACCAAGGGCGTTACCCCCATGGCACTGGCCGCAGCCTTCCAGATCTTCTATGATGGCGAGTACACCACCCCGCACCTGTATACCCGTGTGCTGGACCGGGACGGCAACATCTATCTGGAAAACAACGCCACCAGCTATCAGGCACTGACCCCCGATACTGCTTATGTCATGAACCGCCTGCTGAAGAACGTTCTGTTCTCCAGCGTAGGTACTGCCAGCGGCCGTTATCCCAACTCCAACGGCATGGAGGCCTTTGGTAAGACCGGTACTGCCAGCGACGAAAAGGATCTGTGGTTCGTGGGCGGCACGCCCTACTATGTCACCGCTGTGTGGTGGGGCTACGATGCACCTTACGATATGACCAAGACCCTGTCCAAGCAGCAGGCCAAGACCCGCACCTGTGTGACCGCGTGGAAGGCACTGATGGAGCAGGCACAGGCAGACCTGCCCTATAAGGCATTCCCCACCTCCGCAGGCGTGGTGGAGCGCCGCTACTGCACCCAGAGCGGCCTTCTGGCCGGTGCAGGCTGCCCGAGCACGGCTGTGGGCTACTACCGTGCCGATGACCTGCCCGATACCTGCACCTACTCCCACGCAGCCCCGCAGGCCGCTGCCCCTACCGAGAACACAGACGACGCTGCGCCCACCCAGCCGGTCACTCCTACCGACACCAGTGCGCTGGATACAGAATAA
- a CDS encoding Na/Pi cotransporter family protein, which translates to MDITHITSLLGGVALFLYGMSIMGAGLEKLAGGKMQGVLQKLTSSTIKGVIFGTLITGVIQSSAGTVVICVGLVNSGIMTLTQSVGVIMGANIGTTVTGQLIRMADISGDSLWLTLIQPKTFAPVVAFIGCIFYVFLRNAKKKNIGQIMLGFGILFTGMSLMDTGVAPLRESAVFQNLFVTMTNPILGVLVGVVVTVIIQSSSASVGILQALSSTGLVTFSSAIPIILGAHIGTAFTPLLTIGGSSKDGKRAALIHLYFNVIGSVILLALIYAVQFTIGIPMWGDVMNKSSIANIHTLSSVCAMLLFLPCSGVLSRLAMLTVPSSVEEAQELSMPVLDERLYKSPAVALQQAKNAVIKMSRRAARNVGLAAPLLLKMDEETVSAIKVRENLIDRMEVEITNYLIKLTDQELGDDESHAVTELLNFVTEFERIGDYAVNIMEKAEELYDKEASFSESAKKELQLLDDALERILVLTDEAFENDDTQKAAQVEPLEEIIDVMVERLRDQHIRRLKDGVCSIDTGVVFLDVLNNAERISDHCSNIAVRMVGMEAGDDYDSHTLKNIMHHSPSKDYMLEYEQCRKEYLVPLEEMEA; encoded by the coding sequence ATGGATATCACACACATTACCTCTCTGCTGGGCGGCGTTGCGTTGTTCCTGTACGGCATGTCCATCATGGGTGCCGGTCTGGAAAAGCTGGCAGGCGGCAAGATGCAGGGCGTATTGCAAAAGCTTACCTCCTCTACCATCAAAGGCGTGATCTTCGGCACACTGATCACCGGCGTCATTCAGTCGTCGGCTGGTACGGTGGTTATTTGTGTCGGCCTTGTCAACTCTGGTATCATGACACTGACGCAGTCGGTAGGCGTGATCATGGGTGCAAATATTGGTACTACGGTAACAGGTCAGTTGATCCGCATGGCGGATATCTCAGGCGACAGCCTGTGGCTGACCTTGATCCAGCCCAAGACCTTTGCCCCTGTGGTGGCGTTTATTGGCTGCATTTTTTATGTGTTCCTGCGCAATGCCAAAAAGAAGAATATCGGCCAGATCATGCTGGGTTTCGGTATCCTGTTTACCGGCATGAGCCTGATGGATACCGGTGTGGCACCCCTGCGGGAGAGCGCTGTGTTCCAGAATCTGTTCGTCACCATGACCAACCCCATTCTGGGTGTTCTGGTGGGCGTGGTGGTCACTGTGATCATCCAGTCCTCTTCTGCCTCCGTGGGTATTTTGCAGGCACTGTCCAGCACAGGGCTTGTCACCTTCAGTTCTGCCATCCCCATCATTCTGGGTGCGCATATCGGTACGGCGTTCACCCCGCTGCTCACCATCGGCGGCTCTTCCAAGGATGGTAAGCGGGCAGCGCTCATCCACCTGTACTTCAACGTCATCGGCAGCGTGATCCTGCTGGCGCTGATCTATGCAGTGCAGTTCACCATCGGCATCCCTATGTGGGGCGATGTGATGAACAAGAGCTCCATTGCAAACATCCATACTTTGTCCAGCGTATGCGCCATGCTGCTGTTCCTGCCTTGCAGCGGGGTGCTGAGCCGCTTGGCGATGCTCACGGTGCCCAGCAGCGTGGAGGAAGCACAGGAGCTGAGCATGCCGGTGCTGGACGAGCGTCTGTACAAGAGCCCGGCTGTGGCTTTGCAGCAGGCGAAGAACGCGGTGATCAAAATGTCCCGCCGCGCCGCCCGCAATGTGGGTCTGGCCGCGCCGCTGCTTTTGAAGATGGACGAGGAGACTGTGAGTGCCATCAAGGTGCGCGAGAACCTGATCGACCGCATGGAGGTGGAGATCACCAACTATCTGATCAAGCTGACCGATCAGGAGCTGGGCGACGACGAGAGCCACGCGGTGACCGAGCTGCTGAATTTTGTCACCGAGTTCGAGCGCATTGGCGACTACGCCGTGAACATCATGGAAAAGGCCGAGGAACTGTACGACAAGGAAGCCAGCTTCAGCGAGAGCGCCAAAAAGGAGCTGCAGCTGCTGGACGACGCACTGGAGCGCATTCTGGTTCTGACGGACGAGGCTTTTGAAAACGACGATACCCAGAAGGCAGCCCAGGTGGAGCCGCTGGAAGAGATCATTGATGTGATGGTGGAGCGCCTGCGCGACCAACACATCCGCCGCCTGAAGGACGGCGTCTGCTCCATCGACACCGGCGTGGTGTTCCTTGATGTGTTGAACAACGCCGAGCGTATCTCCGACCACTGCTCCAACATCGCAGTGCGCATGGTGGGCATGGAGGCCGGCGACGATTACGACTCCCATACCCTGAAAAACATCATGCACCACAGCCCCAGCAAGGACTATATGCTGGAATACGAGCAGTGCCGCAAGGAGTACCTTGTGCCGCTGGAAGAAATGGAAGCATAA
- a CDS encoding sortase, translating into MKRKIGRLCMVLGAVLILCAAGLLGYNRWDAARAEKASQEVLGELEQTMQKTITEHRQENETAAPQPVLDPTQEMTTVEVEGHDYIGVLSIPAAGLELPVMAQWSYAGLKVAPGRYSGTTYADDLVLCGHNYAKHFSPIKWLAIGSPVYFTDADGLRWNYEVESVETLQPTQIEEMTTVTETDSWDLTLFTCTSGGNARYAVRCVRTGYPVRVTDAAE; encoded by the coding sequence ATGAAACGGAAAATCGGCAGGTTGTGCATGGTGCTGGGCGCGGTGCTGATCTTATGCGCCGCCGGGCTGCTTGGCTACAACCGGTGGGATGCTGCCCGGGCAGAAAAGGCTTCGCAGGAAGTATTGGGCGAGCTGGAGCAGACCATGCAAAAGACCATTACGGAGCACCGGCAGGAAAACGAGACCGCAGCCCCGCAGCCGGTGCTGGACCCGACGCAGGAGATGACCACCGTGGAGGTGGAGGGGCACGACTATATCGGGGTGCTTTCCATCCCGGCGGCAGGGCTGGAACTGCCGGTGATGGCGCAGTGGAGCTACGCCGGGCTGAAGGTCGCCCCCGGACGGTACAGCGGCACCACCTATGCCGATGACCTGGTGCTTTGCGGCCACAACTACGCAAAGCACTTCAGCCCCATCAAGTGGCTGGCTATCGGCAGCCCGGTCTACTTTACAGATGCGGACGGTCTGCGCTGGAACTACGAGGTGGAGAGTGTGGAGACTTTGCAGCCCACCCAGATCGAGGAGATGACCACTGTTACCGAGACGGACAGCTGGGATCTGACTCTGTTCACCTGCACCTCCGGCGGCAACGCCCGCTACGCGGTGCGCTGTGTGCGGACGGGCTACCCCGTCCGGGTGACGGACGCGGCAGAGTGA
- a CDS encoding Na/Pi cotransporter family protein, with product MEQGLQVLLQVFGGLALFLYGTDSLCRAVQQGAGRRLRSLLARCTANPVAGLLTGAAVTAVLQSSSAVTVMVIAFLAAGLLQLRQAVPVVFGANIGTTVTAQLLAFRVESWRYLLLFCGVLLCLACKNWRGRCVGEAVFGFGVLFEGVTVMRSAMEPLLQSPLLRLELARVQQSPLHGLLAGVCMTLTVQSSSATVALLQSMAAQPGADGVHSLLGLTAAIPILLGDNIGTTITAVLAAIGQGRDAKRVAAAHAIFNLSGAAVCCILLQPFAALVRLCSPTGAECAVIARQIANAHTLFNGLCALVWLPLTGQMVRLVCALLPDKNRPEERL from the coding sequence ATGGAGCAGGGGTTACAGGTGCTGTTGCAGGTATTCGGCGGGTTGGCGCTGTTTTTATACGGAACAGACAGCCTGTGCCGGGCAGTGCAGCAGGGGGCGGGCAGACGGCTGCGCAGCTTGCTGGCGCGGTGTACCGCAAACCCGGTAGCAGGGTTGCTGACTGGTGCGGCGGTAACGGCGGTGCTGCAAAGCAGTTCGGCGGTCACGGTCATGGTCATTGCCTTTCTGGCGGCGGGGCTGTTGCAGCTGCGGCAGGCGGTGCCGGTGGTGTTCGGGGCAAATATCGGCACGACGGTCACGGCGCAGCTGCTGGCGTTCCGGGTGGAAAGCTGGCGGTATCTGCTGCTGTTTTGCGGGGTATTGCTCTGTCTGGCCTGCAAAAACTGGCGGGGCCGTTGCGTGGGCGAAGCCGTGTTCGGCTTTGGGGTGCTGTTCGAGGGCGTTACGGTGATGCGCAGCGCCATGGAGCCGCTGCTGCAAAGCCCGCTGCTCCGGTTGGAGCTTGCCCGGGTGCAGCAAAGCCCCTTGCATGGACTGCTGGCGGGCGTCTGCATGACCTTAACGGTGCAAAGCAGTTCTGCCACGGTGGCGCTGCTGCAAAGCATGGCGGCGCAGCCCGGTGCGGACGGCGTGCACAGCCTGCTGGGGCTGACAGCAGCTATTCCCATTCTGCTGGGGGATAACATCGGTACTACCATCACGGCGGTGCTGGCTGCCATCGGGCAGGGAAGAGATGCCAAGCGGGTGGCGGCAGCCCACGCTATTTTTAATCTGAGCGGCGCGGCGGTGTGCTGCATACTGCTGCAACCCTTTGCGGCGCTGGTGCGGTTGTGCTCGCCTACGGGCGCAGAGTGCGCCGTGATCGCCCGGCAGATCGCCAACGCGCACACGCTGTTCAACGGGCTGTGTGCGCTGGTATGGCTGCCCCTGACCGGGCAGATGGTGCGGCTGGTCTGCGCACTGCTGCCCGATAAAAATCGCCCGGAAGAACGGTTGTAA